In Clostridium sporogenes, one genomic interval encodes:
- a CDS encoding metal-dependent transcriptional regulator, with amino-acid sequence MYESRENYLETILILENKNGSVRSIDIAKALDFSKPSVSHAVGLLKKSGHINIDSKGYINLTNIGREKAESIYERHQILTKFFVETAKVSEEIAEKDACKVEHVISDETFQGIKEFMKKW; translated from the coding sequence ATGTACGAATCAAGGGAAAATTATTTAGAAACAATTTTAATATTAGAAAATAAAAATGGTAGTGTAAGATCTATTGACATTGCAAAGGCACTTGATTTTAGTAAACCAAGTGTTAGTCATGCAGTAGGTTTATTGAAAAAATCTGGACATATTAATATAGATAGTAAAGGATATATTAATCTTACTAATATAGGCCGTGAAAAAGCAGAAAGTATATATGAACGTCATCAGATTTTGACTAAATTTTTTGTTGAAACAGCAAAAGTATCTGAAGAAATAGCTGAAAAAGATGCCTGCAAAGTTGAACATGTAATTAGTGATGAAACTTTTCAAGGGATTAAAGAGTTTATGAAAAAGTGGTGA
- a CDS encoding peptide MFS transporter, giving the protein MSSNVKEKTHPKGFWLICFTILWERFSYYGLTSLVILYFTASVAQGGVGLSTAKATMLFAWFAGLVYLAPVIGGILGDRYLGQQKCIIIGSFLAVIGDLFLFFSTGSIGSVYFALFILIASNGFFKANCANLVGDLYPKDASSTKDAAYNLFYSAVNVGAFFAPIITGLIADNWFAVKKGSEIVSYGYKQVFLVCAIGMLIGAVAFTMLAPKYLGNVGKYPATKNTEGKKVQNRPLTTQEKRRCTAMFIITVFVIVFWTGYFQSQNSFLIYSRDHVNRTIGGFEIPVAWLTSLNAILCVFLAPLIGSFWIKLSKTKKGDLTIPTKMGLGILLMGIGFFIMVLSVLSTGGTGDGAAKASLRWICLTYVFNTVGEICLSPIGLAMFNKLSPDKYKNFFMGIWYTSTFFSSLISGKLAAFTENMGFLSVFRLIAISMFIMAAILFLMRNKLHHMMTDEDLELKHSANLNA; this is encoded by the coding sequence ATGTCATCAAATGTTAAGGAAAAGACTCATCCAAAGGGATTTTGGTTGATATGTTTTACAATCTTATGGGAAAGATTTAGTTATTATGGTTTAACATCATTAGTAATATTATATTTTACTGCTAGTGTAGCACAGGGTGGTGTTGGGTTATCAACGGCAAAAGCTACCATGCTTTTTGCTTGGTTTGCTGGCTTAGTTTATTTAGCGCCAGTAATTGGTGGTATTTTAGGAGACCGATACTTGGGACAACAAAAATGCATAATTATAGGATCTTTTTTAGCAGTAATAGGGGATTTATTTTTATTTTTTAGTACAGGAAGTATAGGTTCAGTGTATTTTGCTTTATTTATATTAATTGCATCTAATGGCTTCTTTAAAGCAAATTGTGCAAATTTAGTTGGAGATTTATATCCTAAGGATGCTTCTTCCACTAAGGATGCTGCGTATAATCTATTTTATAGTGCAGTAAATGTAGGTGCATTTTTTGCTCCAATAATAACTGGATTAATAGCAGATAATTGGTTTGCAGTGAAAAAAGGGAGTGAAATTGTATCATATGGCTATAAACAAGTGTTCTTAGTATGTGCAATCGGTATGTTAATAGGAGCTGTTGCATTTACAATGTTAGCACCAAAATATTTAGGTAATGTAGGCAAATATCCTGCAACTAAAAATACTGAAGGTAAAAAGGTTCAAAATAGACCACTTACAACTCAAGAAAAAAGAAGATGTACTGCAATGTTTATTATAACTGTATTTGTTATAGTATTTTGGACAGGGTATTTCCAAAGTCAGAACTCATTTTTAATATATAGCAGAGATCATGTAAATAGAACTATTGGCGGGTTTGAGATACCTGTAGCATGGCTTACATCACTTAATGCTATATTATGTGTATTTTTAGCACCTTTAATAGGTTCCTTTTGGATAAAATTATCTAAAACAAAAAAAGGTGATTTAACTATACCTACAAAAATGGGATTAGGAATTTTATTAATGGGTATTGGATTCTTTATTATGGTATTATCAGTTTTATCTACAGGTGGTACTGGAGATGGTGCTGCAAAAGCTAGTCTTAGGTGGATATGTTTAACTTATGTATTTAATACAGTAGGTGAGATATGTCTATCACCTATAGGACTTGCAATGTTTAATAAATTATCTCCAGATAAATATAAAAACTTCTTTATGGGAATATGGTATACATCAACTTTCTTTTCAAGTTTAATTTCAGGAAAACTTGCAGCTTTCACAGAAAATATGGGATTTTTATCTGTATTTAGATTAATTGCTATTTCAATGTTTATAATGGCTGCAATATTATTCCTTATGAGAAATAAACTTCATCACATGATGACAGATGAAGATCTTGAATTAAAACATTCAGCAAATTTAAATGCTTAA
- a CDS encoding cation diffusion facilitator family transporter has product MEEKYNALKLAEQGARISIIAYIVLALLKLGIGHLSSSKALTADGLNNTTDIVASLAVLIGLKISRKPADDDHYYGHFRAETIASLIASLIMIAVGIDVLYNAFKSIIFFNAQTPDLIAAIVAIICAVVIYIVYRYNKKIAIQINSSGLMAAAKDNLSDAWVSVGTAVGIIASQFGLPWIDPLAAVVVGILIVKTGWDIFKEASHNLTDGFNKEQLDSITQCINKVSGVKKVEEIRARFSGNNILLDVTAIVSRDLNVVEGHNVTEEIEKNLKSDFNITEVVVHVEPEI; this is encoded by the coding sequence ATGGAGGAAAAGTATAATGCCTTAAAGCTTGCAGAACAAGGTGCTAGGATAAGTATTATTGCCTATATTGTATTAGCATTATTAAAGCTGGGAATTGGCCATTTATCTAGTTCAAAGGCCTTAACAGCAGACGGATTGAATAATACAACAGATATAGTTGCTTCACTAGCTGTTTTGATTGGATTAAAAATATCAAGAAAGCCGGCAGATGATGATCATTATTATGGTCATTTTAGAGCAGAGACTATTGCTTCACTTATTGCCTCCTTAATTATGATTGCTGTAGGAATAGATGTTTTATACAATGCATTTAAGTCTATTATTTTTTTTAATGCACAAACACCAGATTTAATTGCAGCTATAGTTGCTATTATTTGTGCGGTAGTAATATATATTGTGTATCGTTATAATAAAAAAATTGCTATTCAAATAAATAGTTCTGGACTTATGGCTGCTGCTAAAGATAACCTTTCAGATGCTTGGGTTAGTGTAGGTACGGCTGTGGGAATTATTGCTTCTCAATTTGGTTTGCCTTGGATAGACCCATTGGCTGCGGTTGTAGTTGGTATATTAATTGTAAAGACTGGTTGGGATATTTTTAAAGAGGCATCACATAATTTGACAGATGGTTTCAATAAAGAACAATTAGATAGTATAACTCAATGTATAAATAAAGTTTCAGGAGTAAAAAAGGTTGAGGAGATTAGAGCACGTTTTAGTGGAAATAATATTTTACTTGATGTAACAGCAATAGTTAGTAGAGATTTAAATGTTGTTGAAGGACATAATGTGACGGAAGAGATTGAAAAGAATTTAAAAAGTGATTTTAATATTACAGAAGTAGTGGTTCATGTGGAACCAGAAATTTAA
- a CDS encoding cation-translocating P-type ATPase — translation MTEQQIKGLQGLTTLEARKLQDKFGKNELVAEKKKSFFYKIFSVISEPMFLLLIVAAVIYFILGEPKDGAIMLVFVVGIISIEVIQEWKTGKTLNALKDLSAPHIKVLRDGTEKVINSSDLVPGDIMYIAEGVKIPADGMVLRASTLCVDESSLTGEAEGVWKVTTDNWDASSTDYWRGDYCYAGTLVTQGTGTILVDKIGSSTEYGKIGQDIVSAPDNPTPLQKQTGKLVKLCAGIAAILFIFVGVITYFNIPDHALKDRVIESVLSGVTLAMAMIPEEFPVILTVFLSMGAWRLAKKHSIVRKLPSVETLGAVSVLCVDKTGTITMNKMIVRDTWSITNDTKVLTQIMGMGCKSDAYDPMEKAMIAYCEKQGITRDVLFGGELIKEYAFTDEIKMMGHVWKNGHNIVVAAKGSPERILTICNLTDDERKMAENKIIEMSMQGLRVIAVGQMIVNSTNDVPGTLMECKLQLCGMVGLADPPRQSVKQDIDTCTKAGVRVVMITGDNGITASSIAKQINMPNSDKIITGDEINIMTDEQLREKVKDVSIFSRVVPEHKMRIVKAFKENGEIVAMTGDGVNDAPALKYADIGIAMGKRGSEVSREAADLILLDDNFSTIVDTIKDGRRIYDNIRKAVGYVFAIHIPIAFASLLAPLLGINPASLLLLPLHVVLLELVIDPTCSIVLERQPAEQDIMERPPRDPNEKLLTAKILFKSVVQGLVIFGASFGTYFAFLNQYPNNAPLARTMGITIILLANVLLVQVNTSDSDFVIKSFIKLTKDKLMWAVNLGTIIGLIAILYTPLCGFLKLESLSLNQIIISASIAVASVIWYEFIKFGKYIKKNRL, via the coding sequence ATGACAGAACAACAAATCAAAGGACTACAAGGACTTACTACGTTGGAAGCAAGAAAGCTTCAAGACAAATTTGGCAAGAATGAGCTTGTAGCTGAAAAAAAGAAAAGTTTTTTCTACAAAATTTTCAGTGTTATTAGTGAACCTATGTTTTTATTACTAATTGTTGCAGCTGTAATCTATTTTATTCTAGGAGAACCTAAAGATGGTGCTATCATGCTTGTTTTTGTTGTTGGGATTATTAGTATTGAGGTAATTCAAGAATGGAAAACTGGCAAAACTTTGAATGCATTAAAAGATTTATCAGCTCCTCATATCAAAGTGCTTAGAGACGGAACAGAAAAAGTAATTAATAGTTCAGATTTAGTACCTGGTGACATAATGTATATAGCCGAAGGTGTTAAGATACCAGCAGATGGAATGGTTTTAAGAGCAAGTACTCTTTGTGTTGATGAGTCCTCTCTTACTGGTGAAGCTGAGGGGGTGTGGAAGGTTACTACGGATAACTGGGATGCTTCTAGTACTGATTATTGGCGTGGGGACTATTGCTATGCAGGAACTCTTGTCACACAAGGTACTGGTACCATATTAGTAGATAAAATAGGTTCATCAACTGAATATGGGAAAATAGGGCAAGACATTGTATCTGCTCCAGATAATCCAACACCACTTCAAAAACAAACAGGAAAATTAGTAAAACTATGTGCAGGAATTGCAGCGATTCTATTTATTTTTGTTGGAGTTATTACGTATTTTAACATACCAGATCACGCTTTGAAAGATAGAGTTATAGAAAGTGTTTTGTCAGGAGTAACTCTTGCTATGGCCATGATACCAGAAGAATTCCCAGTTATTCTAACTGTATTTTTATCAATGGGTGCGTGGAGACTTGCCAAAAAACACTCCATTGTTAGAAAATTACCTTCAGTGGAAACTCTAGGTGCTGTTTCTGTTCTTTGTGTTGATAAAACAGGAACAATAACAATGAACAAAATGATAGTTAGAGATACTTGGAGTATAACAAATGATACAAAGGTATTGACACAAATAATGGGTATGGGATGTAAATCTGATGCTTATGACCCAATGGAAAAGGCTATGATAGCTTATTGTGAGAAACAAGGAATCACAAGGGACGTTCTTTTTGGTGGAGAACTTATAAAAGAATATGCTTTTACTGATGAAATAAAAATGATGGGTCATGTTTGGAAAAATGGACATAATATTGTAGTTGCAGCTAAGGGTTCACCTGAACGTATTCTAACAATATGTAACTTAACAGATGATGAGAGAAAAATGGCAGAAAATAAAATAATAGAAATGTCCATGCAAGGTCTTCGTGTTATTGCTGTTGGACAAATGATAGTGAACAGTACAAATGATGTACCTGGTACACTTATGGAATGTAAATTACAGCTTTGTGGAATGGTTGGTCTTGCTGACCCTCCAAGACAATCTGTAAAACAAGATATCGATACCTGCACCAAAGCTGGGGTTAGGGTGGTAATGATAACAGGAGATAATGGAATAACTGCTAGTTCTATTGCAAAACAAATTAATATGCCTAATAGTGACAAAATTATTACTGGTGATGAGATTAATATAATGACAGATGAACAACTCCGTGAAAAAGTTAAAGATGTTAGTATTTTTTCTAGAGTTGTTCCAGAACATAAGATGAGAATAGTTAAGGCTTTTAAGGAAAATGGTGAAATTGTTGCAATGACTGGAGATGGTGTTAATGATGCACCTGCTCTTAAATATGCAGATATTGGTATAGCTATGGGGAAACGTGGATCTGAGGTATCAAGAGAAGCAGCCGATTTAATCCTACTTGACGATAATTTTTCTACTATTGTAGATACTATAAAGGATGGCAGAAGGATTTATGATAATATTAGAAAAGCAGTTGGATATGTATTTGCTATCCATATTCCTATTGCATTTGCTTCATTACTTGCTCCTTTATTAGGAATAAATCCTGCAAGTCTTCTATTACTTCCATTACACGTTGTTTTACTTGAACTTGTAATTGATCCTACTTGTTCCATTGTCTTAGAACGCCAGCCGGCTGAACAAGATATTATGGAGCGACCACCTCGTGACCCAAATGAAAAACTGTTAACAGCAAAAATCCTTTTCAAAAGTGTAGTGCAAGGGTTGGTGATATTTGGAGCATCATTTGGTACGTATTTTGCATTTTTAAATCAGTATCCAAACAATGCACCTCTTGCAAGGACCATGGGAATTACTATTATATTGTTAGCTAATGTGTTACTAGTCCAAGTAAATACTTCAGATTCTGATTTTGTAATTAAATCATTTATTAAACTTACAAAGGATAAGTTAATGTGGGCAGTTAATTTAGGAACAATTATAGGATTAATAGCAATACTATATACTCCGCTATGTGGTTTTCTCAAGCTTGAATCTTTATCTTTAAATCAAATAATTATATCAGCTTCTATAGCAGTAGCTTCAGTTATTTGGTATGAATTTATAAAGTTTGGGAAATATATAAAAAAGAATAGACTTTAA
- a CDS encoding helix-turn-helix domain-containing protein, which yields MEKLLIGEVIYRLRKEKAITQEQLANFVGVSTAAVSKWESGTSYPDITLLPIIATFFNVTIDRLLNFKIELSDEEVMVLFSECEKLFSSGELGKAIDKSKEYIIKYPSSYYLKLRIGCLFTMYSWKSIVEEKSMKMIKYSIELYEDIAKNCTKIELVEQSLFQLGALYPLVGEEDKAIEALNKINKSELDPNVLLASIYMEKNELKKAREMMQSKLYKSINDITFACLGLANSYMKDEKNLYMVEKYYNLSIDIKKVFSTDEESILGLSMEYLNFAQMYLKFKDIKKALGMLHKMVEDIKEHDINEPENFRDIWCFNEIPNGKRTITMNLYENIFKIFEAPEFDLIRESKEFICIMNDLKNLEKKPLMEK from the coding sequence ATGGAAAAATTATTAATAGGTGAAGTTATTTATAGATTAAGAAAAGAAAAAGCTATTACCCAAGAACAGTTGGCAAATTTTGTTGGAGTATCCACAGCGGCGGTATCAAAATGGGAAAGTGGAACTTCATATCCAGATATAACTTTATTACCAATTATTGCAACATTTTTTAATGTTACTATCGATAGGTTATTAAATTTTAAAATTGAACTTTCAGATGAGGAAGTTATGGTCTTATTTAGTGAGTGTGAAAAACTATTTAGTAGTGGTGAGTTAGGTAAAGCAATAGATAAAAGTAAAGAGTATATAATAAAGTATCCATCAAGTTATTATTTAAAGCTTAGGATAGGATGCTTATTTACTATGTATTCATGGAAAAGTATAGTTGAAGAAAAGAGTATGAAGATGATAAAGTATTCCATTGAACTGTATGAAGATATAGCTAAAAATTGTACAAAAATAGAATTAGTTGAACAATCATTATTTCAACTTGGGGCATTATATCCATTAGTGGGAGAGGAAGATAAAGCTATAGAAGCTTTAAATAAAATTAATAAAAGTGAGCTTGATCCTAATGTTTTACTTGCTAGTATATACATGGAAAAGAATGAATTAAAAAAAGCAAGAGAGATGATGCAAAGCAAATTATATAAAAGTATTAATGATATAACCTTTGCATGTTTAGGATTGGCTAATTCCTATATGAAAGATGAAAAAAATTTATATATGGTAGAAAAATATTATAACTTGTCAATTGATATTAAAAAAGTCTTTTCAACTGATGAAGAGTCTATACTAGGATTATCAATGGAGTATTTAAATTTTGCACAAATGTATTTGAAATTTAAAGATATCAAGAAAGCATTAGGTATGTTACATAAGATGGTAGAAGATATAAAAGAACATGATATTAATGAACCAGAAAATTTTAGAGATATTTGGTGTTTTAATGAAATTCCAAATGGTAAACGAACAATAACTATGAATTTATATGAAAATATATTTAAAATTTTTGAAGCACCAGAATTTGATTTGATTAGGGAAAGCAAAGAATTTATTTGTATAATGAATGATTTAAAAAATTTAGAGAAAAAACCTTTAATGGAAAAATAA
- a CDS encoding cupin domain-containing protein, translated as MDKFLNIVTPDDVETQVLSWGSFQWMNEPRVTGTSNMAVGIGHIQPGEGHTRHNHKGSDEFIYFLSGQAEQTIETEDGLIKKTMKAGDLIFIPDSAYHSTINIGNSELVFLACYQYAGPEAVLRAEAEIIPAKNLVK; from the coding sequence ATGGATAAATTTTTAAATATTGTAACACCTGATGATGTAGAAACACAGGTACTTTCTTGGGGAAGCTTTCAATGGATGAATGAACCTAGAGTTACAGGAACTAGTAATATGGCAGTAGGTATTGGTCATATACAGCCTGGAGAAGGTCATACAAGACATAACCATAAGGGCAGTGATGAATTTATTTATTTCCTTTCTGGACAGGCAGAACAGACTATTGAAACAGAAGATGGTCTGATTAAAAAGACTATGAAAGCTGGAGACTTGATTTTTATTCCAGATAGTGCATATCATTCTACTATAAATATAGGGAATTCAGAGCTTGTATTTTTAGCATGTTATCAATATGCAGGGCCAGAAGCAGTATTAAGAGCGGAGGCTGAGATAATTCCGGCAAAGAATTTAGTAAAATAA
- a CDS encoding phosphoenolpyruvate hydrolase family protein, with the protein MNTMTRKEIMKKFREEVKNGKTLVGVGAGTGITAKSSEAGGADMLIIYNSGRYRMAGRGSLAGLLSYGDANEIVVEMGSEVLPVVKDTPVLAGVCGTDPFRVMDVYLKQLKDQGFSGVQNFPTVGLIDGVFRQNLEETGMGYGLEVEMIRKAHELDMLTTPYVFDPEQAKAMAEAGADILVAHMGLTTKGTIGAKTALTLDDCVKKIEDIIKAGREVNPDIMVICHGGPIAEPEDAKYVIERTEGIDGFFGASSIERFAAEKGIKSQTEAFKAIMK; encoded by the coding sequence ATGAATACAATGACAAGAAAAGAAATTATGAAAAAATTTAGAGAAGAAGTTAAAAATGGCAAAACATTAGTAGGAGTAGGAGCTGGAACAGGCATTACTGCTAAAAGTAGTGAAGCTGGTGGAGCTGATATGCTTATAATTTATAATTCAGGAAGATATAGAATGGCAGGTCGTGGATCATTGGCAGGATTATTATCTTATGGTGATGCAAATGAAATTGTAGTTGAAATGGGCTCAGAAGTATTACCAGTTGTAAAAGATACACCAGTATTAGCAGGGGTATGTGGAACTGATCCTTTTAGAGTTATGGATGTATATTTAAAACAATTAAAGGATCAAGGTTTTAGTGGAGTACAAAATTTCCCAACAGTTGGTTTAATTGATGGTGTATTTAGACAAAATCTAGAAGAAACAGGAATGGGCTATGGCTTAGAAGTAGAAATGATTAGAAAAGCACATGAATTGGACATGCTTACAACTCCTTATGTATTTGATCCAGAACAAGCAAAAGCAATGGCAGAGGCAGGAGCAGATATTTTAGTAGCTCATATGGGACTAACTACAAAGGGAACAATCGGAGCAAAAACAGCTCTTACATTAGATGATTGCGTAAAGAAGATTGAAGATATTATTAAAGCAGGTAGAGAAGTAAATCCAGATATTATGGTAATCTGTCACGGGGGTCCTATTGCAGAACCGGAAGATGCTAAATATGTAATAGAAAGAACAGAAGGAATTGATGGGTTCTTTGGCGCATCTAGTATTGAAAGATTTGCAGCTGAGAAAGGTATTAAGTCACAAACAGAAGCATTTAAAGCAATAATGAAATAA
- a CDS encoding Tm-1-like ATP-binding domain-containing protein, producing the protein MKTIAIAGTFDTKGAEYLYVKELIESLGLGTFTIHTGVFDPVFEPDVSNREVSEAAGIDIEKLAAKKDRALATETLSKGMEILVPKLYEQGKFHGIISFGGTGGTSLVTPAMRALPIGVPKIMVSTVASGNTAPYVGTSDIIMMPSVVDVAGLNSISTKIFTNAVFAIAGMVKFENTKTIEKKPLVATTMFGVTTPCVNAARKYLEAKGYEVLVFHATGVGGQSMEALINAGFIEGVLDLTTTEWADEIIGGVLNAGPHRLEAAGKNHIPQVVSVGALDMCNFGPYDTVPKKFEGRNLYKHNPTVTLMRTNVEENEKIGKKLVEKLNMAKEKTVLMLPLKGVSGIDVEGQPFYGIEEDKMLFDTLRKGINKNVVELIELDFAINDVEFAEIAAQRLIDLMNR; encoded by the coding sequence TTGAAAACAATCGCAATTGCAGGCACATTTGATACCAAAGGGGCTGAATATTTATATGTAAAAGAATTGATTGAAAGCTTAGGTTTAGGTACTTTTACTATTCACACAGGCGTATTTGATCCTGTATTTGAGCCAGATGTATCGAATAGGGAAGTATCAGAGGCAGCAGGGATAGATATTGAAAAATTAGCTGCTAAGAAAGATAGGGCACTAGCAACTGAAACTTTATCAAAGGGTATGGAAATTTTGGTACCTAAATTGTATGAACAGGGAAAATTTCATGGAATTATATCCTTTGGTGGTACTGGAGGGACTTCACTAGTAACACCAGCCATGAGAGCATTGCCTATAGGTGTACCTAAAATTATGGTGTCAACAGTAGCATCAGGAAATACTGCTCCGTATGTGGGTACAAGTGATATTATTATGATGCCTTCTGTAGTAGATGTTGCAGGTCTTAACTCAATTTCAACAAAGATTTTTACAAATGCAGTATTTGCCATAGCAGGTATGGTTAAGTTTGAAAATACAAAAACAATAGAGAAGAAGCCATTAGTTGCCACAACTATGTTTGGGGTAACAACTCCATGTGTAAATGCAGCCAGAAAGTATCTTGAAGCAAAAGGATATGAAGTTCTTGTTTTTCATGCAACAGGCGTAGGTGGACAATCTATGGAAGCACTTATTAATGCTGGATTTATTGAAGGAGTATTAGATCTTACCACAACAGAGTGGGCAGATGAAATTATTGGTGGCGTTTTGAATGCAGGACCACATCGTTTAGAGGCAGCAGGGAAAAACCATATTCCACAGGTTGTATCAGTAGGAGCACTTGATATGTGTAACTTTGGACCTTATGATACAGTGCCAAAGAAATTTGAAGGACGTAATTTATATAAGCATAATCCTACAGTAACTCTTATGAGAACCAATGTAGAGGAAAATGAAAAAATAGGTAAAAAACTTGTTGAAAAATTAAATATGGCAAAAGAGAAAACTGTTTTAATGTTACCTCTTAAAGGAGTATCAGGAATTGATGTAGAAGGTCAACCATTCTATGGGATAGAAGAAGATAAGATGTTGTTTGATACCTTAAGAAAGGGTATTAATAAAAATGTTGTGGAATTAATAGAACTAGATTTTGCAATTAACGATGTAGAATTTGCAGAAATAGCAGCGCAAAGATTAATTGATTTAATGAATAGATAA
- a CDS encoding phosphoenolpyruvate hydrolase family protein has product MKRKRILENLKSQIKKGNHIIGVATGTGMTAKYAKKGGADFLLMLNSGRFRQMGRSSLAGFLPFYNSNDMVMEFAYREIIPLVRDMPIIFGFNATDPTKDMESYIDEIKSKGFSGINNYPTVGLIDGEFSKALEEKECHYLIEVEAIRIAHQKDMFTVAFVFNDIQAAQMIEAGADVICVHLGLTGGGLLGAKKVLSLEAAKIKAEKIFKKCDELNPDIIKLIYGGPVKTPTDVQYMYSNNENLMGYIGGSAFERIPSEKFITNITKAFKVSSQLDEDDLMVKMLDGITKHYDYVEFVKEYVTKNYMREISFSDLAKVAHVSRSYLSTLFKKEVGCSFREYLVKFRMDKAAEILDKKNIQLSELSPLVGYEDYAQFSKMFKKYKGCSPKQYKNIT; this is encoded by the coding sequence ATGAAAAGGAAAAGAATACTAGAAAATCTGAAATCACAAATAAAAAAGGGAAATCATATTATTGGTGTAGCCACAGGAACAGGAATGACAGCAAAGTATGCCAAAAAGGGTGGAGCAGATTTTCTTCTCATGTTGAACTCAGGTAGATTTCGTCAAATGGGAAGAAGTTCATTAGCAGGGTTTTTACCCTTTTATAATAGTAATGATATGGTAATGGAATTTGCCTATAGAGAGATAATACCTTTGGTAAGGGACATGCCTATAATTTTTGGATTTAATGCAACGGATCCCACAAAGGATATGGAAAGTTATATAGATGAAATAAAAAGTAAGGGATTTTCTGGTATTAATAATTATCCTACAGTTGGATTAATAGATGGTGAGTTTAGTAAAGCTCTTGAAGAGAAGGAATGTCATTATCTAATTGAAGTGGAAGCAATAAGAATAGCCCACCAAAAAGATATGTTTACCGTTGCATTCGTATTTAATGATATACAAGCAGCTCAAATGATTGAAGCTGGAGCAGATGTAATTTGTGTGCATTTAGGATTAACAGGAGGAGGGCTATTAGGGGCAAAAAAAGTTTTATCGCTGGAAGCTGCAAAGATTAAAGCAGAAAAAATATTTAAAAAATGTGATGAATTAAATCCAGATATAATTAAGCTAATTTATGGAGGCCCTGTGAAAACTCCAACAGACGTTCAGTATATGTACAGTAATAATGAAAATTTAATGGGCTATATAGGTGGATCTGCTTTTGAAAGAATCCCTTCTGAAAAATTTATTACAAATATAACGAAGGCTTTTAAAGTATCTTCACAATTAGACGAAGATGATTTAATGGTTAAAATGTTAGATGGAATTACAAAGCATTATGATTATGTTGAGTTTGTTAAAGAATATGTCACTAAAAATTATATGCGTGAAATTTCCTTTTCAGATTTGGCTAAAGTAGCTCATGTATCTAGGAGTTACCTAAGTACTTTGTTTAAAAAGGAGGTAGGCTGTAGTTTTCGAGAGTATCTAGTTAAATTTAGAATGGATAAAGCAGCAGAAATACTAGATAAAAAAAATATTCAGTTATCAGAGCTATCACCTTTAGTTGGGTATGAAGATTATGCCCAGTTTAGCAAAATGTTTAAAAAGTATAAAGGCTGTTCTCCGAAACAATATAAAAATATAACATAA
- a CDS encoding methylated-DNA--[protein]-cysteine S-methyltransferase: MNNAYCYETKIGKIVIVENGTSITQLCFGEDIPKAVTILETDLLKEANKELEEYFRGKREKFDLSFDPQGTEFQKKVWKALQEIPYGKTYSYKNVAVNIGNEKACRAVGMANNRNPIPIFIPCHRVIGANGSLVGYAGGLDVKEKLLKIEKENSKG; this comes from the coding sequence ATGAATAATGCATATTGTTATGAAACCAAAATTGGGAAAATAGTAATTGTCGAAAATGGTACATCTATTACTCAGCTGTGTTTTGGAGAAGATATTCCTAAAGCTGTAACCATTCTTGAGACTGATCTACTAAAAGAAGCAAATAAAGAGCTTGAAGAATATTTTAGAGGAAAAAGAGAAAAGTTTGATTTATCCTTCGATCCACAAGGTACAGAATTTCAAAAAAAGGTTTGGAAGGCGTTACAAGAAATACCCTATGGAAAAACTTATAGCTACAAAAATGTAGCAGTAAATATAGGCAATGAGAAAGCTTGTCGTGCGGTAGGCATGGCCAACAATAGAAATCCTATACCTATTTTTATTCCTTGTCATCGTGTTATTGGAGCTAATGGTAGTTTAGTTGGTTATGCAGGCGGACTAGATGTAAAAGAGAAACTTTTAAAAATAGAAAAAGAGAACTCAAAAGGGTAA